Below is a genomic region from Anaerolineales bacterium.
GCTGCGTTGCCCGTCACCCTCGACGGCGCGCCGCCGAGGGAGGCGGAAAGCCGGGCGGTCGCATGGCTGCGGAAGTTCGGCTTGGGGGAGCGGCTGAAAAACCGACCGGACCAGCTTTCCGGCGGCCAGCAGCAGCGGGTGGCGATCGCCCGGGCGCTGGTCGCCGACCCGGCGCTGATCCTGGCCGACGAACCGACCGGAAACCTCGACACCCGCGCCGCGGACGATATCGCCGCGCTGCTCGCGCGCGTGTCGAAGGAATTCGACCGGGCGGTGGTGATGGTCACCCACGATCCGCGCATCGCCGCCTATGCCAACCGGATCGTCTTCCTCAAGGACGGCGCGGTGGTCGACGAAGCCGTCCTCGAACGCAAGGGCCACGACAAGGCGCAGTTGCTGGCCGACAAAATGCGGGCGATCGGGGAGTAGGAGGACGCCATGACTCTCCAACTTTTGCTGGCTTGGCGCTACCTCAGCGGACGCAAACTGCGAACCTTCCTGACCACCCTCGCCATCGTCTTCGGCGTGCTGGTCATCTTCGGAATGAACATCATTCTGCCGACCATGGTCTCCGCCCTGCAGGCCAACGTCCAGGGCATGGCCGGCGTGGTGGATTTCAGCGTGACCCTCGTCTCCGGCGAATCGTTTTCCCCGGAAATCGTCCACGCCGTGGAGGGCGTGGACGGCGTGCGCGCCGTATCCGCCACCCTGATCCGCACGGTCAATCTGCCCGTCGGCTTTTTCGGCGAGGCGACCGCCCAAACGGCCGCGATCACGGCCGTCAACCTGATCGGATTGGATCCGCAGGCGGCCCGCTCAGTGCGCGCCTATCCGGTGACCGACGGGCGGTTTCTGGAACCGGCCGACGCCGCCGCGGCCGTCATCTCGCAGAGCCTGGCCGATAAACTACGGATCGGGGTGGGGGGATCTTTCCCGCTTCCCACCACCCAGGGGCTGGCGGACCTGACGGTCGTGGGGATTCTTCCCCCGCGGACGACGCCCGGGAACGAGGAAATCCTGGTGACCCTGGCGCAGGCCCAGCGCATGACGAACGAACCGGGCCGGATCAACACCGTCGACATCAACATCGAGACCGGCGCCGGTGAGGCGCGCCGCACGGAAATCCAAAAAGCCGTCGAAGCGGCGATCGGTTCCAACTATCACGTCGGAACCCTGATGTCGGGGACCGACATGTTCGCCGCGCTGCAGCTGGGACAGGCGATCCTGGGTCTGTTCGGCTTGCTGGCGCTGTTCATGGGCGGATTCATCATCTTCAACACCTTCCGCACCATCGTTGCCGAGCGCCGGCGCGACATCGGCATGCTCCGGGCGCTCGGCGCCACCCGCGGCACGATCCTCGGGATGATCCTGGCCGAAGGTATCCTGCAGGGGGTCATCGGCGCGGGGCTCGGCCTCGTGTTCGGCTACCTGCTGGGCGCGGGATTGCTGAAGTTGGTTGAGCCGTTCCTGAGCCGGTTTCTGAACCTCAATCTGGGAAGCCCGGTCGTGTCCCCGGGCCTGGTCGTGGTCTGCGTCCTGCTTGGGGTGACCGTAACCCTCCTGGCCGGCCTGATCCCGGCCCGCAACGCCAGCCGGGTGATGCCGCTCGAGGCTCTGCGGCCTGTGCAGGCGGAGACGGACCTGATCCGCAACATCGGCGCCGGATCGGTCATCGGGATCGTGATCCTGATCGCCACCAGCCTGGCGCTCTTTTCGGGAGATGCGCTGCTGATCACGCCCAGCGGGTTCCTGTTCCTGATCGGCTTGGTGCTCGTCGCGCCGCTTCTGGTGCGGCCGTTCACCTGGGTGCTCGCCAGGGTCCTTGGGTGGATCTTTGCCCGGAGCGGCATCGGCGAGCTGGCGCAGGGGAACCTGATCCGCCAGCCCGCCCGCACGGCGGTGACCGCTTCGGCCACGATGCTCGGGCTGGCGGTGATCGTCGCCGCCGGCGGCATGATCGCCTCGATCTCGGTGGTGATGTACGACGTGATGCGCAAGAGCCTGGGCAGCGACTACCTGTTCATTCCGCCGTCGGTCTCCGTCTGGAACACCAACCTCGGGGCGGGGCCTGATTTCGTCGACCGACTGCGCGGCGTGGAGGGCGCGGGCGAGATCAGCACCTTCCGCTTCGCCGGGACCAAGGTCAACGGAGTCGGGGTTTCGCTTTTGGGGATCGATCCGGCGGCGTTC
It encodes:
- a CDS encoding FtsX-like permease family protein encodes the protein MTLQLLLAWRYLSGRKLRTFLTTLAIVFGVLVIFGMNIILPTMVSALQANVQGMAGVVDFSVTLVSGESFSPEIVHAVEGVDGVRAVSATLIRTVNLPVGFFGEATAQTAAITAVNLIGLDPQAARSVRAYPVTDGRFLEPADAAAAVISQSLADKLRIGVGGSFPLPTTQGLADLTVVGILPPRTTPGNEEILVTLAQAQRMTNEPGRINTVDINIETGAGEARRTEIQKAVEAAIGSNYHVGTLMSGTDMFAALQLGQAILGLFGLLALFMGGFIIFNTFRTIVAERRRDIGMLRALGATRGTILGMILAEGILQGVIGAGLGLVFGYLLGAGLLKLVEPFLSRFLNLNLGSPVVSPGLVVVCVLLGVTVTLLAGLIPARNASRVMPLEALRPVQAETDLIRNIGAGSVIGIVILIATSLALFSGDALLITPSGFLFLIGLVLVAPLLVRPFTWVLARVLGWIFARSGIGELAQGNLIRQPARTAVTASATMLGLAVIVAAGGMIASISVVMYDVMRKSLGSDYLFIPPSVSVWNTNLGAGPDFVDRLRGVEGAGEISTFRFAGTKVNGVGVSLLGIDPAAFPNVSGLYFLQGGEGAYRELAAGRNMIVNSSFLSIASAKVGDTVDLLTPNGPVPYRIVAAATDLLNVKVNTAFISQANMEADFGKTEDVFLQMNLAPGADRAAADAQIKEIAADYPQFQLISGREYYDTMKGQFEAAFSAVYVLFGLLAFPSFIAMLNTLAIGVIERTREIGMIRAVGATRGQIGAMVTAEALLLAAIGTAFGIVGGWYLGYTFISAMKAVFPMGYAFPAAGMLAAAVFGLLFGVLAAVIPARQAAKLDIIRALQYE
- a CDS encoding ABC transporter ATP-binding protein, with product MALVQTENLTKIYGTGEAAVTALDGVNLRINPGEFVAVMGPSGCGKSTLLHLIGGLDRPTEGSVVLDGTPLTEMKDDDLARLRRRRIGFVFQFYNLIPVLNAAENAALPVTLDGAPPREAESRAVAWLRKFGLGERLKNRPDQLSGGQQQRVAIARALVADPALILADEPTGNLDTRAADDIAALLARVSKEFDRAVVMVTHDPRIAAYANRIVFLKDGAVVDEAVLERKGHDKAQLLADKMRAIGE